From a single Nostoc edaphicum CCNP1411 genomic region:
- a CDS encoding secondary thiamine-phosphate synthase enzyme YjbQ translates to MPIINKLIEIETEPQINIHNITPQIQDFIASTSIKNGQALVFSRHTTTALAINENEVRLLEDIKVFLQKLAPESDSYLHNDLHLRDVPEDEPINAHSHLMAMMLTTSEIIPIVDGKLALGTWQSVLFFELDGPRKRTVFVQISGE, encoded by the coding sequence ATGCCAATTATTAATAAGTTAATTGAAATTGAAACTGAGCCACAAATAAATATTCATAATATCACGCCACAAATTCAAGATTTTATTGCCTCAACATCAATTAAAAATGGACAAGCTTTAGTATTTTCTCGACACACAACAACAGCATTAGCTATCAACGAAAATGAAGTCAGATTGTTAGAAGATATAAAAGTGTTCTTGCAAAAACTAGCACCTGAATCAGACAGCTATTTGCATAATGATTTGCATTTAAGAGATGTTCCGGAAGATGAACCGATTAATGCCCACTCTCATTTAATGGCAATGATGCTGACTACTAGTGAGATAATTCCCATTGTGGATGGTAAATTAGCTTTGGGAACCTGGCAATCTGTGTTGTTTTTTGAGTTGGATGGCCCGCGCAAAAGAACAGTATTTGTCCAAATTTCTGGTGAATAA
- a CDS encoding pyridoxal phosphate-dependent aminotransferase — protein sequence MKSLTSRMQAVQSPIIPVVGELIKNSPGTISLGQGVVSYNPPPEAREFLPKFLDEPTNNLYKSVEGIPQLLTALAEKLQAFNGIEINEENSIVVTAGSNMGFMNAILAITNPGDEIILNTPYYFNHEMAIAMAGCRPVLVATDENYQLRPDAIAQAITPKTRAVVTISPNNPTGVVYSEAALHQVNQICGDRSIYHISDEAYEYFTYNGVKHISPGAFDNSSEYTISLYSLSKAYGFASWRIGYMVIPKHLLVAIKKVQDTILICPPVISQYAALGALQAKEEYLQSNIGALAQVRQLVLDSLNPLQGLCSITPANGAFYFFLKVHTQMDAFELVKRLIQEHKVAVIPGTTFGMDDGCYLRVAYGALQKETAKEGIKRLVQGLETIVRN from the coding sequence ATGAAATCCCTAACCTCTCGTATGCAAGCGGTACAGTCACCGATTATTCCTGTGGTTGGGGAACTGATTAAAAATTCTCCTGGAACAATCTCTCTGGGACAAGGTGTAGTTTCTTACAACCCACCACCTGAAGCCAGAGAATTTTTGCCCAAATTTCTGGACGAGCCAACTAATAATCTATACAAATCAGTTGAGGGAATTCCCCAATTACTGACAGCACTTGCAGAAAAATTGCAAGCCTTCAACGGCATTGAAATCAATGAGGAAAACTCCATCGTCGTGACAGCAGGGAGCAATATGGGATTTATGAATGCCATTCTTGCTATTACTAACCCAGGCGATGAAATTATTCTGAATACGCCCTACTATTTCAATCACGAAATGGCGATCGCAATGGCTGGTTGTCGTCCGGTGTTAGTGGCGACGGATGAAAATTACCAACTGCGTCCAGATGCGATCGCTCAAGCAATTACTCCCAAAACACGGGCTGTGGTAACAATTTCACCGAATAATCCGACTGGAGTTGTCTATTCTGAAGCAGCATTGCACCAAGTAAATCAAATTTGTGGCGATCGTAGTATCTACCACATCAGCGATGAAGCCTATGAATACTTTACCTATAACGGGGTAAAACACATTTCACCTGGTGCATTTGATAATAGTAGCGAGTACACCATTTCTCTCTATAGCCTTTCCAAAGCATACGGTTTTGCCAGTTGGCGTATTGGCTACATGGTGATTCCCAAACACTTACTTGTAGCCATCAAAAAAGTCCAGGATACAATTTTGATTTGTCCACCAGTCATTTCTCAATATGCAGCTTTAGGAGCATTGCAGGCAAAAGAGGAGTATTTGCAGAGTAATATAGGAGCGCTTGCTCAAGTACGCCAACTAGTATTAGACTCCCTTAACCCGCTACAAGGCTTATGTAGTATTACCCCCGCCAATGGCGCTTTCTATTTTTTCCTCAAAGTTCATACCCAGATGGATGCTTTTGAATTAGTTAAAAGACTGATCCAAGAACATAAAGTAGCAGTCATTCCAGGTACAACCTTTGGCATGGATGATGGATGCTATCTACGCGTTGCTTATGGGGCGCTGCAAAAAGAGACGGCAAAAGAAGGTATAAAAAGATTAGTGCAAGGTTTGGAAACTATAGTTAGGAATTAA
- a CDS encoding RNA recognition motif domain-containing protein — translation MTIYVGNLSYHATEADLKTVFADYGEVKRVVLPTDRETGRLRGFAFVEMSEDAQEDAAITELDGAEWMGRKLRVNKAQPREDNPRGSWSKKQDYRTYALTE, via the coding sequence ATGACTATTTACGTTGGAAATCTCTCCTACCACGCTACTGAAGCAGACTTAAAAACAGTGTTTGCAGACTACGGCGAGGTCAAAAGAGTTGTATTGCCTACCGACCGCGAAACAGGACGACTACGGGGCTTTGCATTTGTTGAGATGAGTGAAGATGCTCAAGAAGACGCAGCCATTACAGAATTAGATGGTGCAGAGTGGATGGGTCGTAAACTCAGAGTTAATAAAGCCCAGCCGCGAGAGGATAATCCCCGTGGTAGTTGGTCGAAGAAACAAGATTATAGGACTTACGCATTGACAGAATAA